The Dreissena polymorpha isolate Duluth1 chromosome 10, UMN_Dpol_1.0, whole genome shotgun sequence genome includes a region encoding these proteins:
- the LOC127848603 gene encoding uncharacterized protein LOC127848603 has translation MTAESCTFLFMLLGGFIFLFGKCILLFAPEIYHHEFNQTSIMRASFLGATNQTNCERRRKLYITPIEAKHADFDEHFCAHSEELDYPPVARTIVWSNFIPPAICVIVVCFTLCNNRSRIGPCTYLVSVMCMVISDTILFINCILFVTLVGPAVGFKASELTLNFYMLAVVSGLLPSLGLKFLFVRCRMSVNDGASHATEPPLNRRSMRPSEAIPLQS, from the exons ATGACAGCGGAATCATGCACTTTTTTGTTTATGTTGCTTGGtggatttatatttttatttggaaAATGTATTCTCCTGTTCGCTCCTGAGATATATCACCACGAGTTTAACCAAACATCCATCATGCGCGCCTCCTTCCTAGGTGCCACAAATCAAACGAACTGTGAGAGGCGACGTAAGCTTTATATTACTCCAATTGAGGCAAAACATGCTGATTTTGATGAACATTTCTGCGCTCATAGTGAAGAGCTAG ACTATCCACCCGTGGCACGTACCATTGTATGGAGCAACTTCATTCCGCCGGCGATCTGCGTTATAGTCGTGTGCTTTACGCTTTGCAACAATAGGTCAAGGATCGGTCCGTGTACATACTTGGTTTCCGTGATGTGTATGGTTATAAGTG ATACAATCCTGTTTATCAACTGCATACTTTTTGTTACATTGGTTGGGCCTGCTGTTGGTTTCAAAGCTTCCGAACTTACATTGAATTTTTACATGCTCGCAGTTGTATCCGGACTTCTACCATCATTGGGTTTGAAATTTTTATTTG TTCGATGTCGAATGTCTGTCAATGACGGTGCCAGTCATGCTA CCGAACCCCCACTCAATCGGCGTTCGATGAGACCATCAGAAGCGATTCCGTTACAGAGCTAG